One Burkholderia sp. PAMC 26561 genomic window carries:
- a CDS encoding DUF3106 domain-containing protein: MSYKRGLAIVFGCAIAGLVAFAATYPRFYSAASAVTVAAAPSGASAADVLSPLSSLSPDSPLAWNRLTETQRTALAPFAKQWDQFSEERKLKWMKIASRYPKLSPEGQKRLHERMAEWVRMTPDQRKVARENYQVSKSVPVEKRERAWDAYQKLPEEQKKKLAAAEKPRRPTVVSAPPSGKTEVKDINRLITGRDHWHASDAMGADIGTPASVAPAIPSAASFVPATPIPVSPQQAPSIFNGS; this comes from the coding sequence GTGAGTTACAAGCGCGGCCTCGCGATTGTCTTTGGATGCGCAATTGCGGGACTCGTCGCGTTTGCCGCCACCTATCCGCGATTCTACTCGGCCGCTTCCGCGGTTACCGTTGCTGCCGCGCCTTCCGGCGCGAGCGCGGCGGACGTGTTGTCCCCGCTTTCATCGCTCTCCCCCGACAGCCCTCTCGCCTGGAATCGGCTCACCGAAACCCAGCGAACCGCACTCGCGCCCTTTGCAAAACAATGGGATCAGTTCAGCGAAGAGCGCAAGCTGAAGTGGATGAAGATCGCGTCGCGGTATCCCAAGCTCTCGCCCGAAGGGCAAAAGCGCTTGCACGAGCGGATGGCCGAATGGGTCCGCATGACGCCGGACCAGCGCAAGGTCGCGCGGGAAAATTACCAGGTCTCCAAGTCCGTGCCGGTTGAAAAGCGCGAACGCGCCTGGGATGCGTATCAGAAGCTTCCCGAAGAGCAAAAGAAGAAATTGGCGGCAGCCGAGAAACCTCGCCGGCCGACCGTCGTCAGCGCGCCGCCCTCCGGAAAAACCGAAGTCAAGGACATCAACCGGCTGATTACCGGCCGGGACCACTGGCATGCGTCCGACGCTATGGGAGCAGACATCGGCACGCCTGCGTCTGTAGCGCCCGCCATTCCGAGTGCGGCCAGTTTTGTTCCCGCCACGCCGATTCCGGTTTCGCCTCAGCAGGCACCATCGATCTTCAACGGTTCCTGA
- a CDS encoding class I SAM-dependent methyltransferase, producing MLNVTVRPVECVSTCKICNAQAPLYGVTDFQKSCEEARGHYLPLTGVPIYYHRCNECGLVFTRAFDDWSKAEYVQHIYNDDYVLIDPDYVAARPASNAAFIVDFVKKGKDLKCLDYGGGNGKLAGLLRKGGLDARSWDPMDAADAPPPSDSFDFVSAFEVLEHTPEPVATVREALGLLGPRGVLLFSTLTIDHVPPRGMDHWYIAPRNGHITIYTRRALDTLFAQEGFRVHHFNDNLHMALNNDPDWLS from the coding sequence ATGCTTAACGTAACGGTACGTCCCGTCGAATGCGTATCGACTTGCAAGATCTGCAACGCGCAGGCGCCTCTTTACGGTGTCACCGATTTTCAAAAGAGTTGTGAAGAAGCGCGCGGCCACTATCTGCCGCTCACGGGCGTGCCGATCTATTACCACCGATGCAATGAATGCGGTCTTGTCTTCACACGAGCGTTCGACGACTGGAGCAAGGCCGAATACGTGCAGCACATCTATAACGACGACTACGTGCTGATCGACCCTGATTATGTCGCTGCGCGGCCGGCCAGTAACGCCGCCTTCATTGTTGATTTCGTCAAGAAGGGCAAAGACCTGAAATGCCTGGACTACGGCGGCGGGAATGGAAAGCTGGCGGGACTGTTACGAAAAGGTGGATTGGACGCCCGGAGCTGGGACCCGATGGACGCGGCCGATGCGCCGCCGCCCTCCGATTCCTTCGACTTCGTCAGCGCTTTCGAAGTGCTCGAACACACACCGGAGCCGGTCGCGACCGTCCGGGAAGCCTTGGGGCTACTGGGTCCGCGCGGCGTGCTGCTGTTCTCGACATTGACCATCGATCACGTGCCGCCACGCGGTATGGACCACTGGTACATCGCGCCGCGTAATGGCCACATCACCATTTACACGCGACGCGCGCTGGACACGTTATTCGCGCAGGAAGGTTTTCGTGTGCATCACTTCAACGACAACCTGCATATGGCGTTGAACAATGATCCGGACTGGCTGAGTTGA
- a CDS encoding glycosyltransferase family 4 protein: MKIMIVTDAWEPQVNGVVRTLKSTSRELTALGHRVELLTPLEFKTIPCPTYPEIRLSLLPRRRVAQRIEEFAPDALHIATEGPLGMAARAFAIRNKLPFTTAYHTRFPEYVQARFGIPLGVTYKFLHWFHKPSQAVMAPTPVVKTDLEKFGFTNVVLWTRGVDLDIFQPMDSKVLNTTRPIFLYVGRVAVEKNVEAFLKLDLPGSKWVAGEGPALAELKSRYTNVNYLGVLSQAELAKVYAAADVFVFPSRTDTFGLVLLEAMACGTPVAAYPVTGPIDVLGTDGPGALDEDLQEACLRALKIERADARAWAEKFSWRAASEQFASHLKPLGTRGATQEQAAA; encoded by the coding sequence ATGAAAATCATGATCGTGACCGATGCTTGGGAACCTCAAGTCAACGGCGTCGTGCGGACACTGAAGAGCACGAGCCGCGAACTGACGGCTTTGGGGCACCGCGTGGAGTTGCTGACGCCGCTCGAGTTCAAGACCATACCGTGCCCGACGTATCCCGAGATCCGGCTGTCCTTGCTGCCGCGCCGCCGGGTGGCGCAGCGCATCGAAGAATTTGCTCCCGATGCGCTGCATATCGCAACGGAAGGTCCGCTCGGCATGGCGGCGCGCGCCTTTGCCATACGCAACAAGCTGCCCTTCACGACCGCGTATCACACGCGCTTTCCTGAGTATGTACAGGCGCGTTTCGGCATTCCGCTTGGCGTGACGTACAAGTTCCTGCACTGGTTTCACAAGCCGTCGCAAGCGGTGATGGCGCCGACGCCCGTGGTGAAAACCGACCTCGAGAAGTTCGGTTTCACGAACGTCGTGCTGTGGACACGGGGCGTGGATCTGGATATCTTCCAGCCGATGGACTCGAAGGTTCTCAACACCACGCGCCCGATCTTCTTGTACGTGGGACGCGTGGCGGTCGAGAAGAACGTCGAGGCATTTCTGAAGCTCGACTTGCCCGGTTCGAAATGGGTGGCGGGCGAAGGTCCTGCGCTCGCCGAGCTAAAATCGCGCTATACCAACGTGAACTATCTCGGCGTGTTGTCGCAGGCTGAACTCGCGAAGGTGTATGCAGCGGCAGACGTCTTTGTGTTCCCGAGCCGCACGGACACCTTCGGGCTGGTGCTGCTCGAAGCCATGGCATGCGGCACGCCGGTGGCGGCGTATCCGGTGACGGGTCCTATCGATGTATTGGGAACAGATGGACCCGGCGCACTCGATGAAGACCTGCAGGAAGCCTGCCTGCGAGCGCTTAAAATAGAACGTGCCGATGCGCGCGCGTGGGCGGAAAAGTTTTCGTGGCGCGCGGCATCGGAGCAATTTGCTTCGCATCTGAAACCGCTCGGCAC
- a CDS encoding UDP-2,3-diacylglucosamine diphosphatase: MATKSSASNLSDLLGVTLRDAEAIAFRTGAAPSAPPETTGANLAPQGTSRLDDAPADHRYRTIWLSDIHLGSGGCQANYLLDFLRYNDSEYLYLVGDIIDGWQLRKGWFWPQAHNDVIQKILRKARKGTQVVYIPGNHDEAARQFCDLAFGDIHVRQEAFHTTLAGKRLWIVHGDLFDGVIQHAKWLAYLGDTLYTIILLLNRWFNRVRSRFGFNYWSLSQYLKHQVKNAVNFISKFESVMTDEARRRGCDGVVCGHIHKAEIRDIDGVLYCNDGDWVESLSALVETFEGELKIVYWTVLRAPEHHAQKAGATA, translated from the coding sequence ATGGCCACCAAATCGTCTGCGAGTAACCTCAGTGATCTGTTAGGCGTTACCCTCCGCGATGCAGAAGCCATTGCGTTTCGCACCGGCGCCGCGCCATCTGCACCACCCGAAACGACCGGCGCGAACCTCGCGCCACAAGGCACTTCACGTCTCGACGATGCCCCCGCCGACCATCGGTACCGCACCATCTGGCTCTCCGATATCCACCTCGGCTCCGGCGGCTGCCAGGCGAACTACCTGCTCGACTTTCTTCGCTACAACGACTCGGAATACCTGTATCTGGTCGGCGACATCATCGACGGATGGCAGCTTCGCAAAGGCTGGTTCTGGCCGCAGGCGCACAACGACGTGATTCAAAAGATCCTGCGCAAAGCCCGCAAAGGCACGCAGGTGGTCTACATCCCCGGCAATCACGACGAAGCCGCGCGCCAGTTCTGCGACCTTGCATTCGGCGATATCCACGTGCGCCAGGAAGCTTTCCACACCACGCTTGCCGGCAAGCGCTTGTGGATCGTTCACGGCGATCTCTTCGATGGCGTCATCCAGCACGCCAAGTGGCTCGCCTACCTGGGCGACACGCTCTACACGATCATCCTCTTGCTCAACCGCTGGTTCAATCGCGTGCGCAGCCGCTTCGGTTTCAACTACTGGTCGCTCTCGCAGTATCTCAAGCATCAGGTCAAGAACGCGGTCAATTTCATCTCGAAGTTCGAATCCGTGATGACCGATGAAGCCCGCCGGCGCGGCTGCGATGGCGTGGTCTGCGGGCACATTCACAAAGCGGAGATTCGCGATATAGACGGCGTTCTTTATTGCAACGACGGCGACTGGGTCGAGAGTCTGTCGGCGCTCGTCGAGACGTTCGAAGGCGAACTGAAGATCGTCTATTGGACCGTATTGCGCGCACCAGAACACCACGCACAAAAGGCCGGGGCAACCGCCTGA
- a CDS encoding RDD family protein — protein MVSASFESLAAAPLVAPKLRRRLATMVYEGVILFGIVFIAGYLFSTLTQQRNGLTHHNLLMTWIGIVLAIYFVYFWTHGGQTLPMKTWRLKVVDARGAKVSTARAVLRFVLAWLWFLPPLALHPLLGLSVPVTLCLCAGWIVLWAAAVWLDPSRQFLHDRMAGTRVVAVSPTVPA, from the coding sequence ATGGTGAGTGCTTCCTTCGAGTCACTCGCCGCAGCCCCATTGGTCGCGCCCAAGTTGCGCCGCCGCCTCGCCACCATGGTCTACGAGGGCGTGATCCTCTTTGGGATCGTGTTCATCGCCGGATACCTGTTCAGCACGCTCACGCAGCAACGCAACGGACTCACCCATCACAACCTTTTGATGACGTGGATCGGGATCGTGCTCGCGATTTATTTCGTCTACTTCTGGACCCATGGCGGCCAGACGCTGCCCATGAAGACGTGGCGCCTTAAAGTGGTCGATGCCCGCGGCGCCAAGGTCTCGACGGCGCGCGCCGTGTTGCGGTTCGTTTTAGCCTGGTTATGGTTCTTGCCGCCGCTTGCGCTGCATCCGTTGCTCGGCTTGAGTGTGCCCGTCACGCTGTGTCTGTGCGCCGGGTGGATCGTGCTATGGGCAGCGGCCGTATGGCTTGATCCGTCGAGACAGTTCCTGCACGACCGGATGGCAGGCACGCGCGTGGTGGCTGTGTCGCCGACGGTCCCTGCTTGA